The genomic window TCcgatgttaatttgtcaacattCTCAACTTTGCTTTCATACAACTAAATAACGCTATTATATACAACACATTACGATATCACCTCATAGCATTTATTAATACCAACTTTGACCAAGAATACTATGCAATTTGATACaagaatagaaaaaataatattatttgtgttatccccccccccccacttatttcggttaacggaggttgtACTGTTTTAAAAGAAATGCAATATGTCAATTTATTGAGGTTTAGAGAGAGAACCTTTACTACTTATGCTAAGTATAAATTTATTATGTGTAAGCTGTATGCTGATTAATTTAATATGTTTCATGATTAGCTAGGACAAACATATTCCAAACTAACCAGGAAAGTGTATACCAAAGTATACTCAAAATAGTAAAAGTAATGTAGAAAGAAGAAATTGTGACTGTAAAACTTTAACAAGTAAATTAGCTGCAGCTCTAATAACGTATCAAAATGTTAATGTATGttctttttatttattcaattttTCCAAACACTTCACAAATCTTTCCAAACATCTTTTAACAAATAACTATTTAACTACCGCTAGCACTTTTACAATCACCTTTAAATAACTAAATCATAAAATATTATGGTACCTACTAAtaacataatatttatatattaccATAATTATGATTATGGTTTTGTTAACTGAATATTGTCTATTTGTACAACTTAAAACAAATATAGCCAATAGTCAATTACCTTTTTAGCATATCCACTAAATTTATGTATGTCTAGGTCCTGTAATTCCACTAGCTCTTCCCGCAATCCTAACGATCATTGCTATAGACATTAAACATACGACACCTGCAGGCATAATTTTTCCAGAATTGTAGAATCTATATCCCATAACACCAGCCAGAATTGAACTAGTAGCTAATTGAAGTGTGTAATTGGAAGGATCACGGCTTGTTTCTACAGCTCCATAGGCTAATGCACCACCAAAAAGTACACCTGCTGCTAAAGAAGGTACAGAACCTGAAATCAAATACATAATTTAATATGTTCCAAAGAAATTTCTTTTGGTGCACTTTCTTCtaaattttcaattagaaat from Diabrotica virgifera virgifera chromosome 5, PGI_DIABVI_V3a includes these protein-coding regions:
- the LOC126884432 gene encoding transmembrane protein 14C, which produces MDIPGFLYAGLVAAGGVFGYYKAGSVPSLAAGVLFGGALAYGAVETSRDPSNYTLQLATSSILAGVMGYRFYNSGKIMPAGVVCLMSIAMIVRIAGRASGITGPRHT